A segment of the Hemicordylus capensis ecotype Gifberg chromosome 6, rHemCap1.1.pri, whole genome shotgun sequence genome:
ATTTGGCCATAGCTGACTTGGTCGTGCTGCTCACTGCACCCATATACCTGCGTCTTCTAAGCGCTGGGCGCTGGGAACTGGGCGATGTTGTCTGTCGACTTTGCCATTACACCTGCGGGGTCAGCATGTATGTCAGTGTCTTCCTCATTGCCTTCATGAGCCTGGACCGCTGTCTGGCAGTCACTAGGCCCTTCATCTCACAGAATATTCGCACCAAACGTACCATACAGCTCCTGGTTTTGGCCATTTGGTTTCTGGGCATGCTCTTGGCCATCCCAATGATCTTCTTCCGAAAAGTGTCACCTACGCCTTATGGGCCCTTGTGTGTCCTCAGCCACCCGACAGTCAATTATTTGGTCTTCCACAACCTCTTTGAAACCATCACTGGATTCATGCTTCCTTTTGTCACCATCATCTTCAGCTATGGGACTATTAGCCGACGACTACAGGAGACCCGTTTCCGCCGGAAGCGCCGCACGGGCCGGCTCATCAGCCTCATTGTGCTAGCCTTTGCTGCTTTTTGGCTGCCATATCATGTGGTCAACTTTCTGGATGTGGTCGCTGTGTGGAGCGGCTCCACAAAGGTCAAAGAGGTAGCACAGATGGCTAGACCTACTTTGGTTGCTCTTGCCTTCTTCAGCAGTAGCATCAACCCTATCCTTTACGCCTTCAGCGGTGGTGCCTTCATCCGATCAGCTGGCATTGGCTTCATGGCCAAGCTCTTTGAAGGAACAGCCTCAGAAATGTCCACCATTAGGCATGGGAACAGCCGGGACCATCAGCATGAAATGAAAACCAAGTTGAAAGCCTTCGAGAATGGGAGTCCAGAGGAGCTGACCACATCTACCAGTCCAACTATGGACAGTGAAAAATCTCGAGATGTGGGAGATGCTCAGAAGTCTCTTAAATCACCTTGAGAGGCTACCATAGACTGATGTGGATTCTGTATATTGATGAGTTTCATGTCAAGCACAGAGTATTCATACATGTGAAAGAAACACTCTCAAGAGTTATTGCAAGGACCCATAAAAGGACCCACTTTACACTGTAAAGTACTCGCACATGAGTAAATTCATGGTTATACATGACCAGTATTTAGACATCATAACTGGTATAAAAGGCACTGCTTGGTTCTATCTTGGTTGGATCAGCCAGTCACTGATCACCACTTCATGAAGGGCGGGTTCTAGAATAAGagtgcatctgagcatgtgccgAGTGCACTGCACTCCCATATGTTTGATATTTGTGCTGGGCTTCTAAGCATGTTGGAGACATGGCCTCCTTCTTTCttgctccctttaaaaaaaatcttaacttTTGCAGCTGCTCTGACTTAACAGTTTATATATTATTGGAAATTAAGCCTGgcctccttctcacataacagcAAACCACGGGATCCATGGTCCTGCAGTTTgtccccatttcccccactgcccTCACAGACTATCCGATCTGGAGTCTGGAGGAACTGGCTGAGTGGACTCCCTCcttttgcatgaaggaaagctgcagcagcctatcagaaggaagagggaggagcttacTATGCTCAGGTCCAGTTGAAGATAAGCTGCAGccttcagatgacacaatgccgCTTTCTGACCGGAGGTTTCGGCAGCGAATCTGAACTGCGATTGAAGATTCAGGTTTGAACTCGGAAAACTCCGGTCGCTTTTCTTTTGGAACCGTGTGTCCCCGTATTCGGACAGCGgcaaacctgaacctctggcatgtttgcctccAGTTTACCATTTATGTGTGAAGGCGGCCTTAGTCACAGTAACAAAGAACTGCATATATATCCTTGTGAATTGAGTTAGTCCTAACAAGTTGGTCTCACTGGTGTTTAGTCATGGCTAACTCTctttatttttataattttttttaattttatttaaaatatttccataccacccaaaacttgcgtctctgggcagtttacaattaaaatcatttaaaagattaaatcaaataacaattaaaatcatttaaaagattaaaaacatttaaacccagtattaaaattatttaaaattataaatctaattaaaagtcaaagtgaat
Coding sequences within it:
- the LOC128331432 gene encoding leukotriene B4 receptor 1-like — translated: MSTLNTTQNITYSSKVPTSLPGASVGIAVLSLAFLLGFPGNAFVVWSAGCLVRKRTITCLLILHLAIADLVVLLTAPIYLRLLSAGRWELGDVVCRLCHYTCGVSMYVSVFLIAFMSLDRCLAVTRPFISQNIRTKRTIQLLVLAIWFLGMLLAIPMIFFRKVSPTPYGPLCVLSHPTVNYLVFHNLFETITGFMLPFVTIIFSYGTISRRLQETRFRRKRRTGRLISLIVLAFAAFWLPYHVVNFLDVVAVWSGSTKVKEVAQMARPTLVALAFFSSSINPILYAFSGGAFIRSAGIGFMAKLFEGTASEMSTIRHGNSRDHQHEMKTKLKAFENGSPEELTTSTSPTMDSEKSRDVGDAQKSLKSP